A window of Falsibacillus pallidus genomic DNA:
TGATTTGTATTCCCAGATGCTGAAGGAAGCGATAGAAGACAGGAAGGAAGACATCCACAAGAAGCCAAAAACATTAACTGTGGAGCTTGAACTCGATGTCGATGCCTATCTTCCCGACACGTATATCCCTGACGGCAATCAAAAGATTGAAATGTATAAACGCTTCAGATCATTGGCTGCTCTTGCCGAAGTGAGAGAACTTAAAGATGAAATTATAGACCGTTTCGGCGACTATCCTGAACAGGTGGACTATTTATTTTGCATCGCTGAAATGAAGGTATTTGCCAACCAAATGAAGCTGGATTCGATCAAACAGTTAAAAGGAATAATCACCATCCTGATGTCAGAACAGGGGACCAATGAAATTGATGGTTCCAAGGTGTTCGAAATGACCAATCAATATGGAAGAATGGTTGGCCTCGGAATGGAAGGGAACAGGCTCAAAGTCACCTTGCAGACAAAGGGTACGGACATGAAGAAATGGTTTAAGATCCTCTATGATTTGGTAAAAAATCTGGAAAATGCAAGGAAGTCTTCCATATCCGTAAACTAACTTTACTCCTTTTGTAACCTATCTGTAATGGCTTTTGTGTTTTAATAGAACCTTGAGCGGGTAAAACAAAGTACAACTGCTTTCTTCGTATGGAATGTTTAACCTTTTTTTCCACAACTTTGAATCAGCAGAAAAAATATCTGAAAGTGTATAGAAGTTCCCAGATTAAAGATACTAAACTCAACAAGGAAACGGACTGTTTCAGAAGCAGTCCATTCCCAACAATTACAATCATCATTAGAAAGTGAGGCAACATAAGATGAAGGCAACTGGTATTGTTCGTCGAATTGATGATTTAGGGCGCGTCGTAATTCCGAAAGAAATCCGCAGAACCCTACGCATCCGTGAAGGAGATCCATTAGAAATATTTGTCGACCGCGATGGCGAGGTTATTCTTAAGAAATACTCTCCAATCAGCGAGTTGAGTGACTTTGCAAAGGAATACGCGGAAGCTTTATATGACAGCTTAGGAAGCCCGGTTCTTATCAGCGACCGTGACACAGTCATCGCTGTAGCAGGTGGTTCGAAAAAAGAGCACCTGAACAAAAACGTAAGCGAGCTGTTGGAAAAGACAATCGATGAACGCAACTCTGTTCTCGTCACTCAAAAAGGACAAGTGTCATTGGTTGATGGAAATGAAGAGGAAATGCAATCCTATACGATTGCTCCAATTGTAGCGAACGGCGATCCTATCGGCGGAGTGGTGATCTTCTCCAAAGACCGTACGCTTGGTGAAGTGGAGCAGAAAGCAGTTGAAACAGCAGCAAGCTTTCTAGCAAGACAAATGGAATCTTAATCATCAAAGAATACAACATCAAAGGGCTGCCAAGGGCAGTCCTTTTTTTATGCTATCCAGCTGCAGGCGCCATCGGCTCGAGATCATAAGCCGTACCTCTATGGAAATCAGGATTTCCTTCGAGCTCCGTCTTATGCTTGTCGCCGATTGACGAGCGCATTCCGCTTTTTATGCTATAATACATTGGATATTTGATTATTGTATTTTGGAAGGATGGGACGTTTTTTTGCCTCAGGATCATTCTAGAGATTTGTTTAAAGGGGCGTTCATTTTAACGATTGCAGCGTTAGCGACGAAAATTTTGAGTGCCGTTTACCGTGTCCCGTTTCAGAATATTGTCGGGGATATCGGTTTTTATATTTATCAGCAAGTGTATCCTATTTACGGGATTGCCCTTGCACTGTCGACTTATGGGTTTCCGGTCATCTTATCCAGGATGATTGCGGAGGAGCAGCATCCTGCTGACGGCCATAAGAAGATAAACCATTTGATTCGCGTTTCTTTTTTTACACTATTGATAATAGGGGTCCTATTCTTTCTCGTGTTCTACACTGGCGCGTCGCTGCTTGCCGGGTGGATGGGTGATGAAAGATTGGCTCCTTTGATAAAATTCATTTCGTTTTCCTTTTTGCTTCTTCCGTTTTTATCGATTGGAAGGGGCTACTTTCAAGGCAAGGGCAACATGATGCCAACAGCCGTTTCCCAAGTGGCGGAGCAGCTTGTGAGGGTTGCGACCATCCTTGTGCTGTCATACGCGTTCATCGCACAAGGCCGCTCTCTTTATGAGGCCGGCGAGGGAGCCCTTTCCGGTTCATTGACCGGTGGGGCAGCAGCCATCTTGGTGCTGATTCTATTTATATCGATTTATAGAGAAAAGCTGATTTTCCAAGGATCCCCCGCGGCAGCGGAAGACCTGTTTAAATGGGCCCGGATCCTGATCTTTCAAGGGATGGCCATCTGCATAAGCGGGATGCTCCTTGTCCTCCTTCAATTGGCGGATTCGCTCAGTCTTTATTCTTCCCTGGTCAAGTCAGGGGTACCTATGAACCAAGCCAAGGTCTTAAAAGGGATTTATGACCGGGGGCAGCCGCTTGTACAATTAGGGACCGTGGTGTCTACGTCCCTGTCGTTAGCGCTTGTTCCCATTGTGACAACAGCCTTTCGTAAAGGTCAAAAAGCATTCCTGGAAGGGAAAATGACTGCAGCCCTTAAGGTCAGCCTTGCTGCTGGTACAGGTGCGGCAATCGGGTTGATCAACATCCTGGGGCCGGTTAATGAAATGCTTTTTGAAAATAGGGATGGAACAGGTGTATTGCAGATATTTTCTTTGTCCATCCTTTTTACATCGATCATATTGACGCTTCTTGGACTGCTTCAAGGGCTGGGGCATCCATATGCGCCAATGAAGCATATTGTGGCAGGCGTACTTTTGAAGTACATGGGAAACTTGTGCCTTGTTCCGATATGGGGTGCAGCAGGTGCAGCGGCAGCTACTGTGTTTTCCTTAATGTTTGTTGCGGTCTTCCTGCTTTTGAAAGTAAAAAGCATGTTTGGGAAGACGTTCTTGTCTATGAAATTCATTGGTGAAATAGCATGGGCAGCGTTAGTCATGACGATTGTCCTCCAAATCTGGTTATGGGGCGGCTCACATATGGGCTTCATGCTTCATGGAGGCAGAGCGTCCTCCATCATTCTTTCCCTTGTCGGGGTCGGAGCAGGCGGTGCAGCTTATATTGCTGTCATCACAAGGAGAGAATTATTCCAATCGCACGAAATCATTTTATTGCCATTTGGCAGCAAACTGTTGAAGCTTCAAACCAAATTAAGAAAAAAACGTTAGGAGTCGATTGAGCGTGAACCAGATAAAAGTAGTGGGGCTCGGAGCGGGCGACATCGAACAGCTTCCGCTTGGCATATACCGTTTGTTGAAAAGCGGGGAGAACGTGTATCTGAGAACGAAGGAGCATCCTGCAGTCGTACAGCTTGAACAGGAAGGGTTCGTCTACCAATCTTTCGATGAAGTGTATGAAAAGCATGATGGATTTGAAGAGGTTTATGAAGAAATAGCGGACGAGCTGTTCAAAAAATCAATAGGGCAATCCATCATATATGGTGTTCCCGGCCATCCGCTCGTTGCGGAGAGAACGGTGCAGCTCCTTTTAGAAAGAGCTGAGGAAAAAGGGATAGACGTAAAAGTGGTCGGCGGACAAAGTTTTATCGACGCATTGTTTACTTCTGTCAAAGTGGATCCGATCGAAGGGTTTCAGCTATTGGATGGGACTGCATTAAAACGTGATGATATCAAAATGAGTCAGCATTTAATGATTGGGCAGGTGTATGATGCCTTCGTCGCATCCGAAGTGAAACTGACTCTGATGGAAAAGTTCCCTGCGGAGCATCCTGCAGCGATCGTCACAGCAGCGGGCAGCCAATCGGAGAAAGTCAGATGGGTGCAGCTATATGAATTGGACAGGGATATGTCGCTTGATAATTTGACAACGGTCTACATTCCACCTGCGGCTGCTTTTGAAGAGACCTATGCGGAATTCTCTACATTCCGTCAGATCATTGCAGAACTCAGGGGACCGGATGGCTGCCCTTGGGATAAGGAGCAGACGCATGAATCCTTGAAGAAGTATCTGATTGAAGAATGCTATGAACTTTTAGAGGCGATAGATCAGCAGGATATCGATCATATCATTGAAGAATTAGGAGATGTTTTGCTTCAGGTCCTTCTGCATGCCCAAATTGGGGAAGATGAAGGCATGTTTGCGATTGAAGATGTCCTTAAAGGGGTATCAGAAAAGATGGTGAGGCGACATCCTCACGTGTTTGGAGACATCTCAGCTGAAAATTCTGAAGAAGTTCTTGCCAACTGGAACCGCATCAAAGCGGAGGAGAAATCCGGAGAGGAAGCGAATGCGTCCATCCTTGATTCTATTCCAAAGGGGCAGCCTGCTATCCTGACAGCCTATGAGTATCAGAAGAAAGCGGCGAAAGAAGGCTTTGATTGGGAAGAAAAAGCCGGAGCCTGGGAAAAATTAAGAGAAGAGCTGCAGGAATTTGAGTATGAAGCAGAGAATGGAGATAAAACAAGCCAGTTGAAAGAATTAGGAGATTTATTGTTCTCGATCGTCAACGTGGCACGCTTCTATCAGATTCATCCGGAAGAAGCCCTCATTTCCACAAACCTGAAGTTTTATCAGCGCTTTTCCTACATCGAACAACAAGTGAGGAAAAGCGGACGGAAGTTCTCTGATTACACATTGGAGGAACTGGATCAATGGTGGAATGAGGCAAAGGAAAAAGGTTTATAAGGAGAGAAGTTCATATGGTGGCAATGAGACTGGATAAATTTTTAAAAGTTTCCCGTTTGATCAAACGCCGGACATTGGCAAAGGAAGTGGCCGATCAAGGAAGAATCACAATCAATGGCCAAACAGCCAAGGCCAGTTCAACCGTTAAAGTAGGGGATGAACTTGTGGTCCGCTTCGGTCAGCGCCTTGTAACTGCAAAAGTAGAAATGCTTCAGGATACAACGAAAAAAGAAGAAGCAGCCAACATGTATACCATCATCAA
This region includes:
- the spoVT gene encoding stage V sporulation protein T, which gives rise to MKATGIVRRIDDLGRVVIPKEIRRTLRIREGDPLEIFVDRDGEVILKKYSPISELSDFAKEYAEALYDSLGSPVLISDRDTVIAVAGGSKKEHLNKNVSELLEKTIDERNSVLVTQKGQVSLVDGNEEEMQSYTIAPIVANGDPIGGVVIFSKDRTLGEVEQKAVETAASFLARQMES
- a CDS encoding putative polysaccharide biosynthesis protein; its protein translation is MPQDHSRDLFKGAFILTIAALATKILSAVYRVPFQNIVGDIGFYIYQQVYPIYGIALALSTYGFPVILSRMIAEEQHPADGHKKINHLIRVSFFTLLIIGVLFFLVFYTGASLLAGWMGDERLAPLIKFISFSFLLLPFLSIGRGYFQGKGNMMPTAVSQVAEQLVRVATILVLSYAFIAQGRSLYEAGEGALSGSLTGGAAAILVLILFISIYREKLIFQGSPAAAEDLFKWARILIFQGMAICISGMLLVLLQLADSLSLYSSLVKSGVPMNQAKVLKGIYDRGQPLVQLGTVVSTSLSLALVPIVTTAFRKGQKAFLEGKMTAALKVSLAAGTGAAIGLINILGPVNEMLFENRDGTGVLQIFSLSILFTSIILTLLGLLQGLGHPYAPMKHIVAGVLLKYMGNLCLVPIWGAAGAAAATVFSLMFVAVFLLLKVKSMFGKTFLSMKFIGEIAWAALVMTIVLQIWLWGGSHMGFMLHGGRASSIILSLVGVGAGGAAYIAVITRRELFQSHEIILLPFGSKLLKLQTKLRKKR
- the mazG gene encoding nucleoside triphosphate pyrophosphohydrolase gives rise to the protein MNQIKVVGLGAGDIEQLPLGIYRLLKSGENVYLRTKEHPAVVQLEQEGFVYQSFDEVYEKHDGFEEVYEEIADELFKKSIGQSIIYGVPGHPLVAERTVQLLLERAEEKGIDVKVVGGQSFIDALFTSVKVDPIEGFQLLDGTALKRDDIKMSQHLMIGQVYDAFVASEVKLTLMEKFPAEHPAAIVTAAGSQSEKVRWVQLYELDRDMSLDNLTTVYIPPAAAFEETYAEFSTFRQIIAELRGPDGCPWDKEQTHESLKKYLIEECYELLEAIDQQDIDHIIEELGDVLLQVLLHAQIGEDEGMFAIEDVLKGVSEKMVRRHPHVFGDISAENSEEVLANWNRIKAEEKSGEEANASILDSIPKGQPAILTAYEYQKKAAKEGFDWEEKAGAWEKLREELQEFEYEAENGDKTSQLKELGDLLFSIVNVARFYQIHPEEALISTNLKFYQRFSYIEQQVRKSGRKFSDYTLEELDQWWNEAKEKGL
- a CDS encoding RNA-binding S4 domain-containing protein — its product is MRLDKFLKVSRLIKRRTLAKEVADQGRITINGQTAKASSTVKVGDELVVRFGQRLVTAKVEMLQDTTKKEEAANMYTIIKDEKIGESL